TTTGTTAGGTTAACAAAAAAGGAGCCATTAGGCTCCTTTTTTGTTTTGTGCTGAAAACGATTTTTCCTCCGCCACATTGTCCACTTTGCCTGTCAAACCAAAGCGGAACTCCGACCTTCCTCAGATCGCCTTTTCATAGATCACATACTCTTTGTAGGGTATGCCGCCAATGACCTTGGCGAGCTTGCTCATGGCTTCGTTGGACTTGAGCACCCAGCTCATCTCGCTGGCGAACAGGCCGTGTTTGCCGCCATATTCCGAAATACGCGCGTTCATGATGCTGTCGATACCCTTGTTGCGGTATTCAGGCAACACCCCCATCGTAATGGTACGGTATGTGGAGATATTGCGCTTGTACCAGAGATACTTGACCAGCCCCCACGGCGTGAAAGGATTGCCGTTCACATGCTTGAGCGCCTGATTGATGTCGGGCAGGGAAAGCGAGAAGCCGATGGTTTTGCCATCCTTGTCTTCCACGAAATAAATGAAATGGGGATCAGCCAGCGGTTTGAGGCTCTTGGCCATGAAATCGAACTCTTTGTCTGTCATAGGCACGAAGCCCCAGTTCTTCTCCCAGGCCTTGTTGTAAATCTCCCTGATCTTTTCGATCTCACTGTCGAAGCGCTTCATGTCGAGATCCCGGACGCTCAACCCCTCGCGCTTCAGTACGTGCTGCGCGATGCGGCTCAGGCGGGTGATATCGATCATCTTCTGGTCGATATACCAGGCAAGCAACTCCTGGCCAATCTTGTGGCCGCTGTTCAGGCAAAGTTCGTTGTAGTAGGGAGGATTGTAAAGCATCAGGAACACCGGCGGGCTGTCGTAGCCTTTGGTGAGCATACCGCACTGATCGTTCATCGACGGGCTCACCGGGCCCCGCATTGTATCGAGCCCTTTGCTCTTGAGCCACATGGCGGCCGCTTCGAAAAGGGCGTCAGCCACTTTCTGGTCGTCAATGCACTCGAAAAAGCCCCAGAAACCAACCTTATCCTGATGAATCTCGTTGTGACGGCGGTTCTGAATGGCAGCAATCGTTCCAACCATGATGCCCTCCTTCCATGCGGTGAACATGGCCAGGTCGGCATGTTCGTAGAGGGGGTACTTTTCAGTATCGAGAGTCTTCATGTAATCCGACACGACCGGCGGCACCCAGTTACGATTCAGCTCCGGATCTTTGCGATAGATTTTCCACGCAAACTTGATGAACTGCTTCCGCTCATGCCTGGTATTGACGCGCCTGATTTCGATGCTCATGTCGATCTGATCGGGTTAAGACGTTCACAGCGGAGAAAAGGCCGCCCCCGCTGAAAGGGCTGCCCCCGGCCAGCGTTGAAACGGCCGGGGGCTGAAAAATTGGGACGTTATTTAAACGCCTGCCCGGGCTCCACGCCAAGCGCCTTGAGAACTTTGGCAAGGGGACAGAAGCCGGTAAATGCTGCCTGGAAAAGGTTCAGACCCACAAATCCGGTGAACCAGAGCCAGCGAATATCATGGTATTGAGAAAGAAGAACACTGGCCAGAATAAAAAATCCGGCCACGGCATAGACAACTCTATCGATATTCATCGCTTAAAAACTTAATGATTAAATAAATGTTCGTTAAACCGTCGCGCTGATGCGCTTCATAAAATCAGCACCATCGCGAAGCATCTTGGCAGTCTCCTCCCAGGAGACGCACTCGTCGGTAATGGAGACGCCATACTGTAACTCTTCACGGTTGTCCGGAATCGGCTGGTTCCCGGAACAGATGTTGCTTTCGATCATAACACCTGCAATGCTCTTGTTGCCGTTCTCCTTCTGGGCAAGAATATCCTCCCAGACCTTGACCTGATTACCGAACTTCTTGCCGGAATTGGCATGGCTGCAATCGACAAGCAAGTAAGGTGAAAGCTTGGCTTTCTGAAGCTGCTTTTCAGCTCTGGTAACATTCTCGGCATCGTAATTAGGCCCTTTCGATCCGCCGCGCAGCACGAGATGACCAAAAGGATTTCCCTTGGTGGTAATAACACTGCTCCTGCCGTTCTGATCGATCCCCAGGAAACTGTGCTGGTGCATCGCCGAATGAATCGCGTCGATGGCCACCTGAAGCCGTCCATCGGTTGAATTCTTGAAACCAACCGGCATCGAAAGGCCGCTCGCCATCTGGCGGTGGGTCTGCGACTCGATCGTACGGGCACCGATAGCGGCCCAACTGATCAGGTCAGCCACGTACTGTGGCGTAATGGGGTCCAGAAACTCGGTTGCCGCCGGCAAACCCAGCTTGTTCAACTCGAGCAGCAGCTTGCGCGCATGGTAGAGCCCATGCTCGATATCATAGGTATCGTTCAGATGAGGATCGTTGATAAAGCCTTTCCATCCAACCGTTGTTCTCGGCTTTTCAAAATAGACACGCATCACGATGCAGAACTGCTCCTTGAGCTCTTCACGCAAGGAAAGAAGCCGGGTAGCATACTCCTTGGCTGCATCGATGTCATGGATGGAACAGGGCCCGACGATGACCAGCATCCTCGAGTCCTTGCCAGTAAGAATATCCTCTACTTCACGCCTTGCCTGAAAAACCGTATCGGCGATATGCTCGGTCACGGGCAACTTCTCCTTCAGTTCCCGAGGCGCAGAGAGCGTGATGATATTTGAAACTCGTAAATCCTGTAATTGCTGCATTCGTAGTACTCAGAAAAATCGTCAATTATACACAATATGTGAGGAAGATAATAAATCAACCAGAATAACGGGAGCCGTCGCGTGTAAATTCCCTTGCGGCTGCAACATACGTCCCTAAACAGGAAAACCTGCCACGCTGGCAGGTTCTCCTGTTCCTCCAATGGGGTATGAAAGAAAGGAGCTCTTACTCCTTGGTAAACTCGATATTGAGCCAGCCGCCCTCGAACGAAGCACCGGTAGACTCCATGCCGGCCAGGAAGATCGGAAGCGCCACAATCTTCTGATAGTCACCGATACGGATGGTCAGGTCATCGCCGAGCTTCATGATTTTCGGCTCAAGGCCCATGTTCTCCATGAACGGCAGCTTGACGCGAACCGTGTAGTGGCCTTCGGAGTTCTTGATGACGTTGATCGGGTTCTCCTTGAAGAAGACATCCAGCGGGTTGTCGTCTCCATAGACCTTCTCGCCAACCTTGCGGAGCATCTCCAGACCGACCACCTCGTTGTTGAACAGCGGTACTTCAGCAACCGGAATCGGTGCGAAGGCATCGTTGATCTGGTCGATATATTTCTGCTGGATGCCACGCCACTGCTGGAAGTACGGGTCGGGGCTCTTGTCGGGCATGACTCGGTTGATGGTGATTCTGTCGACCGTGATACCGTAGAGGTTCAGGTAGGTCAGCGCACGCATCGACTCCTTGATGACCATCTTCTCCGGGTTCATCACAAGGCGCATGGTGGTTTTGGTGCCATCGGCCAAAAGATCGATAATGCCCTCGGTCGAAGAGAACAGGTTGTCGACTTTCTCGTACACCTCTTCGGGAGCGACGAAATCGTCGAGCTTCTTGACCTTCTTGGAGAGCGGTCGAATCATCGGCTTGACCATGTACTTCTCGACGTTGCGGATGAACTTGATAAACCAGCCGAAGGTCTCGGGCAGCGAAAGCAGCCTGAGGGTCTCACCGGTCGGAGCGCAGTCAACCACCAGAAGATCGAAATCCTTCTGCTCCTCGTTGTAGCGCTTGATATACGAAAGTGAGAAGAGCTCCTCCATACCCGGAAGAACACCCATCTCTTCAGCATAAACGCCCTCGATACCACGCGAAGCCATGAGGTGGGCGAAATGCTCCCTGACTACATCCCAGTTCAGGTTAAGGTCACCGAAAACGCTGACCTCCTGACCCCAGAGGTTCTCCGTGATTTTAACGGGAGAGGGGCCAAGTTCTACATCGAGAGAGTCACCGAGGCTATGGGCCGGGTCGGTAGACATGATGAGGGTTTTGTAACCCATATCTGCTGCTCTCAGGGCTGTCGCTGCTGCAACTGAAGTTTTGCCGACGCCACCCTTGCCGGTGAAAATGATATTACGCATACGCTGTGTTAAGTACCCTTTGTTGGTGGTTAAAAAAACTGTCCTTATCCCGGAAAGAACCGGGCATCCGATGCGTGCAAAATTTGAAAAGCTAAGATAAGAAAAAACTTGCAATGACAAGAAGAACAAGTGCCACGGAATTAACTCCTTCGGCAATCAACTCCCTCACCAAAGCACTTCGGCACGCTCATTCACAACCGTACCGGAAAAGCCAGCCTTACTGGCGACCAGGAATGCTGCTACCCATCGCAGAACTGTGGCTGAAGGGGTAAAGTAAGCATCCAACTGTTTTATCGGAACCCACCCCGTCAGCTTGTTGCGAGGTTATTACAAACCGTGCCGCTGCTTCCTTCAAGGAATGCGTCATCCCCTGTCACCCGAAACAGACTTAAAGACCACGAGCTTCTGGCCCGGTTTCAGCGTAGAACTTTTCAGATTATTCCAGGAAATGAGCTGACTGACAGAACAGCCATATCTGCGGGCAATCTTTGAAAGTGAGCCTCCCTGCCTGACCACATGCACTTTGCGGCCACTGCGGCGGCTTTGACTGACAACCTCCTTCTGGCATTCGGTGCTGCGCGCCATCGCATACTGACGCTCCTTTTCAGCCACCAGTTCCGGACGGTAAGCGTAAATATCCCGTTCTTTATCCCGGAACATCTGTGCATGGCGCCTGTTCAGGCGAATCATGTTCGGTACTGATTCTGGCGAAGGAATCAGGCCGGCCGTGTACTGCGGATTCAGAAATGCCAAGTCCTCCATCGGCACACCGATGGTTTCGTGGAGCTGCTCGAAGGTAAGAGCAGTCCTGACCGGTACCCGTTCGGTCTCCGAATAGCGATAGCTGGGCTCTACCGACTTGATATTGTGGTCGCTGTAGAAGTTCATCACATAATTCACGGCAATGAAAGCCGGAACGTATCCCCGCGTTTCCTGCGGAAGGTACGGGAATATCTCCCAGAAATCGCGGGCTCCACCTGCCTTCCTGATTGCCTTCCTCACATTACCGGCACCGGCGTTGTATGCTGCAAGCACCAGAAACCAGTCGCCGAACATGTCGTAAAGATCGTTGAGATGTTCACACGCGGCAACCGTCGCCTTGGTGGGATCGTAGCGGTCTTCGATGAACGACGAGGTTTGCAGGCCATACATCCTGCCCGTGCCACTCATGAACTGCCACAGCCCCCGCGCTCCTGCACGGGAAACAGCGGTAGAATTCAGCGCAGACTCCACAATGGGCAGATACTTCATCTCCGGAGGAATATTGTACTCGCGGAGCTTCTCCTCGAACAACGGGAAATAGATGCTGGTCAGGCCAAGTACTTTTGAAACGGCCTTCCGCTTATCCACCGCATAGACGCGGATAAAGCCTTTGACGTGCTGATTATAGACCAGATTGAACCTGCTTTTTCTGGCAAGCCCGGCAATCCTGGAAACGTAAACAGAATCGGTGAACTGAGGGATGAACTCTTCGGGAAAAACATCACCACCCGAGGCAGTTCTTTCAGAATAAAAACGGTCGGGCTGCACATAGGTGGTGCGCACCAGGCTGTCGAGCATGGCATTCACCCGCGAAGCCCGCATCTCCGGAACGCTGTAATATTGCTCCCCAAACGCATCGGAGCGGAAGCATGCAATCTGCACGATGACGCAGAAAAGAAAAAACCCTGACTGCAGAAAGTTCTTCACAAGTTTGGCCGAGTTAAGCAGATGAATAAAATCAGAACGGAAGCAAGTCATGGCGCAAACAACCTAAAATTTAACATAACCAGACGGCCCGATTATTACAAGCGAGGGAAATTGCCAAAGCACTCGCAGCTCGTGCAGGAATCAATACCGAACCTTCCAGAGAAAAAGCCCGGCAGGATCGGCAGGAACCAGCGACGCGGGGCGCCCTCCATCGACAAGCATCCGGGAGAACTCCTCTTCGCTAAGCCGCCCCATCCCAACCTCGATCATCCCGGCGACAAGAAAGCGCACCATGCTGCGGAGAAAACGGTTCGCCTCGATGCGGAAAACGTGGAATCGCCCAGAGCGGTACCAGCGCGCCTCCGTGACCGTGCAAAGCGTTCCCTGCTGGTCAGGGGTCTCTTTCGAGAAGGCTGCGAAATCATGGGTTCCGACCAGCATCGCCGCCAGCCGGTTCATCAAAACCACATCCGGCTTGCCGTGCGAGCACCCGGCGAAGCGGGAGTCGATGGCCGAGGGACGTTCGAGCAGAACGTAGCGGTACTCCCGCGAGGTAGCGCTGAAGCGCGCGTGGAACGACTCCGGCACTTGCCGCATGGAGGTGATGCGAATCGTCGAAGGCAACAGCGAGTTGGCCGAGTGCATCATGCGTCCAAGTGGCATTTCCGAAGCGACCGCAAAGCTCGCTACCTGCCCGCGCGCGTGCACTCCCCTGTCGGTTCGGCCTGCGCCATCGATGCTCACCGGTTCCTGCGTGATGCGTCCGAGCACGCGCTCGATCTCGCCCTGCACGGTCACTACGTCACCCGGCTGCCGCTGCCACCCCGAGTAATCGGTGCCGTCGTACTCGATCTGCATCCTGATGGTTCTCATCGACCTTCCGCCCATTTCACTCTCTACCGTCAATCGTTCCGCTATTCTTTTCCCGATAATAATTATCTTTAGCCATAATTTTCGCCTCATCGATCCTGAAAAACCGGCTAACAGCTTGACAATACCATCCCTCGACCTGCTTCTCGCATCACTGGCAACAGCTGACCGCAGCAGCTATTCGCACCGATATGCCGTGCCGAACCTCTGGCACAACGGCACAACCGGCGTGTCAATGGTCGATCCGGTTGACTACTACGGCGACACGCTCAACGCCATCCGAAATGCGCCGCCTTGCGCCCTGAACACCGGGCCGGACGATGCCGACTGGAGCGCTTCGGCAACGGTGTACAACCTTTTCGTCAGGTACGATGCCGCGTTCGATCACAACCTGGACGGGCACATCGGCACGGATGCGCTGCCGGAGGGATTCCGCGAAACCGGCACGCTGCTCAAGGCAATCGCGATGCTGCCGTATATCCAGCGAATGGGCGTCAACACGCTCTACCTCCTGCCGCTGACCAGCATCGGGGCAGTCAACCGAAAGGGTTCGCTCGGCTCGCCGTATGCGATCAAAAACCAGTACAAGCTCGACGAAACCCTCGGTGAACCGGTGCTCGACCTGTCGCTTGAAACGCAGCTCAGAGCGCTCGTCGAAGCGTCACACCACCTCGGCATGAGGGTCGTCTTCGAGTTCGTTTTCCGCACGGCATCAATCGACAGCGACTGGATCGAAAAACATCCCGAGTGGTTCTACTGGATCAAATCCGGCGAGAGCCTGCCGCCCTACAGTGCTCCGGCATTCGAGGACGACAAGCTGACGCGCATCTACGAGCAGGTGGACAAGCACGACTTCCACGAGCTTCCTGAACCGGATGAGACGTACCGCAACCGCTTCGTCCCGGCTCCGGAGAAGCTCACACTCGGTGCGAACGGCTACACCGGCACGACCGATGACGGCGGTGAATGCGTCATCGCGAGCGCCTTCTCGGACTGGCCGCCGGACGACCGCCAGCCACCGTGGACCGACGTCACCTATTTGAAGTTGCACGATTCGCCGCGTTTTAACTACATTGCCTACAACACGATACGGATGTACGACGAGGCGCTCGAACAGCCCGAGTTCCGCGCCATGAAGCTCTGGCGGGAGATTACGGGCATCATTCCGCACTACCGCAAAGAGTTCGGCATCGACGGCGCGATGATCGATATGGGCCATGCCCTGCCGCCGGAACTGAAGGCATCCATCGTGGCTGAAGCTCGCAAAGGTGCGCCAGAGTTTGCCTTCTGGGATGAAAACTTCGACCCGTCGCCGAAGCTGAAGGAGGAGGGGTTCAACGCCGTCTTCGGCTCGTTGCCCTTCGTGATTCACGATGTGCTCTTCATCAAGGGGCTGCTCAACTTCCTGAACCGCAACGGCGTAGCGATCCCGTTTTTCGCCACGGGCGAGAACCACAACACGCCGAGAGTCTGCCATAACCTCGCGGGCAAAGAGGCCGGGCGCCGCCGCTCGCTCTTCCTCTTCACGCTTGGCGCAGTGCTTCCGGCCATGCCGTTCATCCACTCCGGCATGGAAATTTGCGAGTGGCATCCTGTTAACCTCGGCCTGAACTTCACCGACGACGACCGCCAGCGCTTCCCCGCCGAGACGCTGCCGCTCTTCGCGCCCGCTGCCTGCGACTGGGCGAAAACGAATGGCCTCGACCCGCTCTGCGACGACATCCGCAAGGTGCTCGACATCCGGCAGCAGTACTTCGATCTCATCCGCTGCGGCGACAAAGGCTCGATCACGCAGCCCTACATCTCCGATCTGCAGTTGTTGACCGTCATGCGCAAATCGGGTGGCAAAAACCTTGTCTTCGTCGGTAACAGCAACTTCGAAGAGCCGGTCACCGGCACAATGGAGTTCGGTCAGCAAGAGATGGAGTTCGAAGAGCTGATCACCGGGCGAACGCTGACGGTTTCCGATCACAAGCTCGTGATCGATTTCGCTCCCGGTCAGTGTGTGCTGTTCGAACTACCCGGCACGGATGAAGAGTAATTCCGAAAAAATTTTTCCAGTAAACCATTTAACTATCATCACATCATGTCACTTCTCGTCATTGGATCCCTCGCTTTCGACGACATCGAAACTCCTTTTGGCCGTTCTGACAACACCCTCGGCGGCTCTTCGACCTACATCGCGCTGTCGGCCAGTTACTTCACCGACGAACCGATCAAAATGGTCGGCGTCGTGGGTTCCGATTCCGGAAAAGAGCACTTCGACCTGCTCCACTCCAAGAACATCGACACCAAGGGCATCCAGGTCATCGAGGATGGCAAAACCTTCCGCTGGGCGGGCCGTTACCACTACGACATGAACACCCGTGACACGCTCGACACGCAGCTGAACGTCTTCGCCGAGTTCGACCCGCATGTCCCGACGCAGTACCGCGACGCGAAGTATGTGTGCCTCGGCAACATCGATCCCGAGTTGCAGCTCAAAGTGCTCGACCAGATCACCGACCCGGAGCTGGTCGTCTGCGACACCATGAACTTCTGGATCGAAGGCAAACCCGAGGAGCTGAAAAAAGTGCTCGCACGTGTGGACGTCTTCATCGTCAACGATAGCGAAGCCCGCCTGCTCTCCGGCGAACCGAATCTGGTCAAGACCGCCCGCATCATCCGCGAGATGGGTCCGAAAACCCTCATCATCAAAAAGGGCGAACACGGTGCCCTGCTCTTCACCGACAACGGTATTTTCGCAGCTCCGGCCTTCCCGCTCGAATCGATCTACGACCCGACCGGCGCTGGCGACACCTTCGCAGGCGGCTTCATCGGCCACCTGGCCCGCTGCGGCAACACCAGCGAAGCCGAGATGCGCAAAGCCGTGCTCTACGGCAGCGCGATGGCCAGCTTCTGCGTGGAGCAGTTCGGCCCATACCGCTACAACGATCTCAACCTGCTCGAAGTAGACGACCGCTACCAGAGCTTCCTAGAACTGTCGCGCATAGAGGCGTAACAAAGAACCGGCGCGCAACTTGCAGGGGCGGTTTGTGAACCGCCCTTGTGAGTAATCACGGTGGATTTGATGGGCAAAATAGACCCAATGGACAACATGGATAACCGCCCACCACATTCCTGAAAAGGCACCAAACCCAACACACGACCATGGCACAACTCACCCCACTGGACATCTCATTCATTGCGGGTTACCTGCTGTTAACCCTGCTGGTCGGCCTGTTCTTTTCAAGGCGGGCATCCGAAAACGTTGGCGAGTTCTTCCTTTCGGGACGCAAGCTACCGTGGTGGATCGCAGGTACCGGCATGGTTGCCACAACGTTCGCCGCCGACACACCGCTCGCCGTGGCGGGGTTTGTTGCCAAAAACGGCATCGCGGGGAACTGGGTGTGGTGGACGTTCGTGTCGGGTGGAATGCTTACGGTGTTCTTTTTCGCCCGGCTCTGGCGACGGGCAAACATTCTAACCGACCTCGAATTCATCGAGCTGCGCTACAGCGGCAAGGCTGCGAGCTTTCTGCGCGGCTTCAAGGCGATTTATTTCGGCCTCTTCATCAACGCGGTGATCATCGGGTGGGTGAACCTGGCCATGTTCAAAATCATCAAGATCATGATCCCCGGCCTAGACCCGCAGCTCACCATCGTG
This portion of the Chlorobaculum parvum NCIB 8327 genome encodes:
- a CDS encoding GNAT family N-acetyltransferase; amino-acid sequence: MSIEIRRVNTRHERKQFIKFAWKIYRKDPELNRNWVPPVVSDYMKTLDTEKYPLYEHADLAMFTAWKEGIMVGTIAAIQNRRHNEIHQDKVGFWGFFECIDDQKVADALFEAAAMWLKSKGLDTMRGPVSPSMNDQCGMLTKGYDSPPVFLMLYNPPYYNELCLNSGHKIGQELLAWYIDQKMIDITRLSRIAQHVLKREGLSVRDLDMKRFDSEIEKIREIYNKAWEKNWGFVPMTDKEFDFMAKSLKPLADPHFIYFVEDKDGKTIGFSLSLPDINQALKHVNGNPFTPWGLVKYLWYKRNISTYRTITMGVLPEYRNKGIDSIMNARISEYGGKHGLFASEMSWVLKSNEAMSKLAKVIGGIPYKEYVIYEKAI
- a CDS encoding YgaP family membrane protein, translating into MNIDRVVYAVAGFFILASVLLSQYHDIRWLWFTGFVGLNLFQAAFTGFCPLAKVLKALGVEPGQAFK
- a CDS encoding 3-deoxy-7-phosphoheptulonate synthase: MQQLQDLRVSNIITLSAPRELKEKLPVTEHIADTVFQARREVEDILTGKDSRMLVIVGPCSIHDIDAAKEYATRLLSLREELKEQFCIVMRVYFEKPRTTVGWKGFINDPHLNDTYDIEHGLYHARKLLLELNKLGLPAATEFLDPITPQYVADLISWAAIGARTIESQTHRQMASGLSMPVGFKNSTDGRLQVAIDAIHSAMHQHSFLGIDQNGRSSVITTKGNPFGHLVLRGGSKGPNYDAENVTRAEKQLQKAKLSPYLLVDCSHANSGKKFGNQVKVWEDILAQKENGNKSIAGVMIESNICSGNQPIPDNREELQYGVSITDECVSWEETAKMLRDGADFMKRISATV
- a CDS encoding ArsA family ATPase yields the protein MRNIIFTGKGGVGKTSVAAATALRAADMGYKTLIMSTDPAHSLGDSLDVELGPSPVKITENLWGQEVSVFGDLNLNWDVVREHFAHLMASRGIEGVYAEEMGVLPGMEELFSLSYIKRYNEEQKDFDLLVVDCAPTGETLRLLSLPETFGWFIKFIRNVEKYMVKPMIRPLSKKVKKLDDFVAPEEVYEKVDNLFSSTEGIIDLLADGTKTTMRLVMNPEKMVIKESMRALTYLNLYGITVDRITINRVMPDKSPDPYFQQWRGIQQKYIDQINDAFAPIPVAEVPLFNNEVVGLEMLRKVGEKVYGDDNPLDVFFKENPINVIKNSEGHYTVRVKLPFMENMGLEPKIMKLGDDLTIRIGDYQKIVALPIFLAGMESTGASFEGGWLNIEFTKE
- a CDS encoding lytic transglycosylase domain-containing protein, whose translation is MKNFLQSGFFLFCVIVQIACFRSDAFGEQYYSVPEMRASRVNAMLDSLVRTTYVQPDRFYSERTASGGDVFPEEFIPQFTDSVYVSRIAGLARKSRFNLVYNQHVKGFIRVYAVDKRKAVSKVLGLTSIYFPLFEEKLREYNIPPEMKYLPIVESALNSTAVSRAGARGLWQFMSGTGRMYGLQTSSFIEDRYDPTKATVAACEHLNDLYDMFGDWFLVLAAYNAGAGNVRKAIRKAGGARDFWEIFPYLPQETRGYVPAFIAVNYVMNFYSDHNIKSVEPSYRYSETERVPVRTALTFEQLHETIGVPMEDLAFLNPQYTAGLIPSPESVPNMIRLNRRHAQMFRDKERDIYAYRPELVAEKERQYAMARSTECQKEVVSQSRRSGRKVHVVRQGGSLSKIARRYGCSVSQLISWNNLKSSTLKPGQKLVVFKSVSGDRG
- the truA gene encoding tRNA pseudouridine(38-40) synthase TruA, whose amino-acid sequence is MRTIRMQIEYDGTDYSGWQRQPGDVVTVQGEIERVLGRITQEPVSIDGAGRTDRGVHARGQVASFAVASEMPLGRMMHSANSLLPSTIRITSMRQVPESFHARFSATSREYRYVLLERPSAIDSRFAGCSHGKPDVVLMNRLAAMLVGTHDFAAFSKETPDQQGTLCTVTEARWYRSGRFHVFRIEANRFLRSMVRFLVAGMIEVGMGRLSEEEFSRMLVDGGRPASLVPADPAGLFLWKVRY
- a CDS encoding alpha-amylase family glycosyl hydrolase; amino-acid sequence: MTIPSLDLLLASLATADRSSYSHRYAVPNLWHNGTTGVSMVDPVDYYGDTLNAIRNAPPCALNTGPDDADWSASATVYNLFVRYDAAFDHNLDGHIGTDALPEGFRETGTLLKAIAMLPYIQRMGVNTLYLLPLTSIGAVNRKGSLGSPYAIKNQYKLDETLGEPVLDLSLETQLRALVEASHHLGMRVVFEFVFRTASIDSDWIEKHPEWFYWIKSGESLPPYSAPAFEDDKLTRIYEQVDKHDFHELPEPDETYRNRFVPAPEKLTLGANGYTGTTDDGGECVIASAFSDWPPDDRQPPWTDVTYLKLHDSPRFNYIAYNTIRMYDEALEQPEFRAMKLWREITGIIPHYRKEFGIDGAMIDMGHALPPELKASIVAEARKGAPEFAFWDENFDPSPKLKEEGFNAVFGSLPFVIHDVLFIKGLLNFLNRNGVAIPFFATGENHNTPRVCHNLAGKEAGRRRSLFLFTLGAVLPAMPFIHSGMEICEWHPVNLGLNFTDDDRQRFPAETLPLFAPAACDWAKTNGLDPLCDDIRKVLDIRQQYFDLIRCGDKGSITQPYISDLQLLTVMRKSGGKNLVFVGNSNFEEPVTGTMEFGQQEMEFEELITGRTLTVSDHKLVIDFAPGQCVLFELPGTDEE
- a CDS encoding carbohydrate kinase family protein — encoded protein: MSLLVIGSLAFDDIETPFGRSDNTLGGSSTYIALSASYFTDEPIKMVGVVGSDSGKEHFDLLHSKNIDTKGIQVIEDGKTFRWAGRYHYDMNTRDTLDTQLNVFAEFDPHVPTQYRDAKYVCLGNIDPELQLKVLDQITDPELVVCDTMNFWIEGKPEELKKVLARVDVFIVNDSEARLLSGEPNLVKTARIIREMGPKTLIIKKGEHGALLFTDNGIFAAPAFPLESIYDPTGAGDTFAGGFIGHLARCGNTSEAEMRKAVLYGSAMASFCVEQFGPYRYNDLNLLEVDDRYQSFLELSRIEA